The proteins below are encoded in one region of Hordeum vulgare subsp. vulgare chromosome 3H, MorexV3_pseudomolecules_assembly, whole genome shotgun sequence:
- the LOC123441583 gene encoding uncharacterized protein LOC123441583, with protein sequence MNVASDLAVETVLDTALEVCPIPQSGRRQLQLPPQDPPCLDPPPQLHSTSQRGLVRSSNPGRVWLDRANGRPPRCSDQHPRKAERLVPLFSSLDPGWIGVASASATTRNNHGIHELHVCPNGLEQPSSLPKAPPHLAPDRLCTPPTHPRHIRWSCPVGPPSHGVAVDCACFLCNEQEPLCQRASLQTSIAWGLPCSWASLASRTSSALAEVGPAPASGGLASPIEPAHGHLGELQPHLCFIAPEAQKNYIAPLVSANISFFRVRRFYLLLGISKRCIF encoded by the exons ATGAACGTTGCATCTGATTTGGCTGTGGAGACAGTTTTGGatacagcgctg GAGGTCTGTCCCATCCCCCAATCCGGCCGCCGCCAGCTACAGCTCCCTCCTCAGGATCCTCCCTGTCTGGATCCGCCGCCACAACTTCATTCAACCAGCCAACGCGGGTTAGTTAGATCCAGCAATCCTGGCCGTGTGTGGTTAGATCGGGCGAATGGGAGGCCTCCTCGATGCAGCGACCAACATCCCCGTAAGGCCGAGCGCCTCGTTCCCCTCTTCTCTAGCCTCGATCCAGGTTGGATCGGAGTAGCATCGGCGAGCGCCACCACCAG GAACAACCATGGCATCCATGAACTCCATGTCTGCCCAAATGGACTCGAGCAGCCGTCGTCCTTGCCGAAAGCTCCGCCTCACCTCGCCCCCGACCGGCTTTGTACGCCCCCGACCCATCCCCGCCATATTCGCTGGTCGTGCCCTGTCGGACCTCCCTCGCATGGAGTCGCCGTTGACTGCGCATGTTTCCTCTGCAACGAGCAGGAACCGCTCTGTCAACGAGCATCTCTCCAGACCTCTATTGCGTGGGGCTTGCCCTGCTCCTGGGCCAGCTTGGCATCCCGGACCAGCAGCGCCCTAGCCGAAGTCGGCCCAGCTCCAGCCAGCGGAGGCCTCGCAAGCCCCATCGAGCCGGCCCATGGCCACTTGGGTGAGCTCCAGCCCCACCTCTGTTTTATTGCGCCCGAGGCACAGAAGAACTATATTGCGCCACTAGTTTCAGCCAATATTAGTTTTTTTCGAGTTCGGCGATTTTATCTACTACTAGGGATTTCAAAAAGATGTATATTTTAA